A single region of the Salmo salar chromosome ssa16, Ssal_v3.1, whole genome shotgun sequence genome encodes:
- the pex11a gene encoding peroxisomal membrane protein 11A translates to MESFVKFTNQSQGRDRIFRTTQYACALVKYLLRNNSARKELVVKLQSLESNMSSGRKLFRLGNTVNAIDAAKRTLQLSDPVLRLCLTVANLNRALYFICDNVLWARNVGLVPGIDKERWSLNASCCYFLSLVMSLTRDVYVITRTMVQRTRDRQFQQKMDQHLNDNPDVATVIVPQLDAFLFLLFESLKSHPSVALDTLKNICDIFIPLDRLGVYRSNPGVVGFCGLISSLLGIVSVLHPSLKIQP, encoded by the exons atggagtcttttgttaagttcACAAATCAAAGTCAAGGAAGGGATCGTATTTTCAG AACAACCCAATATGCATGTGCCTTGGTGAAGTATTTGCTTCGCAATAATTCTGCAAGGAAAGAGCTTGTTGTCAAGCTGCAGAGTCTGGAGTCCAACATGAGTTCTGGAAGGAAAT tgttcagacTGGGGAACACTGTGAATGCCATTGACGCTGCCAAGCGAACCTTGCAGCTCTCTGACCCTGTGTTGCGCCTCTGCCTTACTGTGGCGAACCTCAACCGCGCCCTTTACTTTATCTGCGATAATGTGCTCTGGGCCAGAAATGTTGGCCTTGTCCCTGGTATTGACAAGGAGCGCTGGAGCTTGAATGCCTCTTGTTGCTACTTCCTGTCCCTGGTTATGAGTCTGACCAGAGATGTTTACGTAATCACCCGGACTATGGTTCAGAGAACCAGAGATAGGCAGTTTCAGCAGAAAATGGATCAGCACCTCAACGACAACCCTGACGTGGCTACTGTTATTGTTCCTCAGCTGGATGCTTTTCTGTTCCTGCTCTTCGAGAGTCTCAAAAGCCATCCCTCGGTTGCCCTCGACACACTGAAAAACATTTGTGATATTTTCATTCCACTGGACAGGCTGGGTGTGTACCGGTCAAACCCAGGAGTGGTGGGCTTTTGTGGGCTCATTTCTTCTCTCTTGGGGATAGTGTCTGTCTTGCACCCCAGTTTGAAAATCCAACCGTAA